From a region of the Gammaproteobacteria bacterium genome:
- a CDS encoding cyclic nucleotide-binding domain-containing protein produces the protein MAADKKKFASFLRTLVPLNRLTSADRAKVINQADIVKHKKNQYVFKQRDKDNFSFYLLEGELEMSADGQLVREVVGGSDAAKYPLAQLQPRQLSAKAKTAITVLVIDRALVDKLASLETKGTAGTDVEVSEIEADEDGDWMTRMLQSELFSRLPAKNIQQIFTLMEAVPVEKGAVIINQGDPGDYYYTIQKGRCAVTRKTSAAGKTVTLAELHEGDAFGEEALVADVARNATVTMLTNGELMCLPKDDFIELIKKPIEVSVTYAEAQGMVKEGAVWLDVRFPDEYKDSGIDGSTNMPLHFLRMQIDKLDQSKRYIVYCDTGDGSSVGAFLLIQRGFDACCLAGGLLHSPLKSTVKVQHVPARPAPPLEETKLKVEPPEEQQGEAKAEPAEARDKGPSAEGNVQADAIKAELKEFNEQLEAAVALKTEATNRLKEARKIKEEIEAARRELEEAGKKKELERESIEKRLREEIKVRIGEERRKLEEKLEGSAQALEKAQREREAAEAARRAATEDAAQTIAEYKAALDKKYADSDAKLRAERGRREAEAGKIEESLEKARRAKEEAEAAWREAEEQADNLRAGGGKAKSVKKEAKVAQASKELEEASRRQTEAEEAKKASEVELIKQQLEEEQLRKQLEQEVEDWRREQEQSQTTQFPPELLAKQREQMRRLKERTDAGRVDAEEAVKDLLNDIASQLEDDN, from the coding sequence ATGGCAGCGGATAAGAAAAAATTTGCAAGCTTTCTGAGGACGCTGGTGCCTCTTAACCGCCTCACGTCTGCTGACCGGGCCAAAGTCATCAATCAGGCGGACATTGTGAAGCATAAGAAAAACCAGTACGTCTTCAAGCAGCGAGACAAGGACAACTTTTCCTTCTACCTCTTGGAAGGCGAGTTGGAAATGTCTGCTGATGGCCAGTTAGTGAGGGAGGTCGTTGGTGGCAGCGATGCGGCCAAATACCCCCTAGCCCAATTGCAACCGCGCCAGCTATCAGCAAAGGCGAAGACTGCTATCACGGTACTTGTCATCGACAGGGCATTGGTGGATAAGCTGGCTAGCCTGGAGACCAAAGGCACTGCGGGCACCGATGTAGAAGTTAGTGAGATCGAGGCAGACGAAGACGGGGACTGGATGACGCGCATGCTTCAGTCGGAACTCTTTTCCCGACTTCCCGCTAAAAATATTCAACAGATCTTTACGCTTATGGAAGCTGTTCCTGTGGAGAAAGGCGCCGTGATCATTAATCAAGGTGATCCCGGTGATTATTACTACACAATCCAGAAGGGCCGCTGCGCAGTCACGCGCAAGACCTCCGCTGCTGGGAAGACAGTAACACTCGCCGAATTGCACGAAGGTGATGCATTCGGTGAAGAAGCGCTGGTGGCCGATGTGGCACGCAATGCCACGGTGACCATGCTCACTAACGGAGAATTGATGTGCTTGCCCAAGGACGATTTCATTGAGCTGATTAAGAAGCCTATCGAGGTATCGGTCACCTACGCCGAAGCGCAGGGTATGGTAAAGGAGGGGGCTGTCTGGTTAGACGTACGCTTCCCCGATGAATACAAGGATTCAGGAATTGATGGCAGCACCAACATGCCATTGCACTTCCTGCGCATGCAGATAGATAAGTTAGATCAGAGTAAGCGCTACATTGTTTATTGTGACACAGGCGACGGCAGCTCTGTGGGTGCTTTTCTGCTGATCCAGCGAGGTTTCGATGCTTGTTGTCTAGCCGGGGGCCTTTTGCACAGCCCCCTAAAGAGCACAGTCAAGGTCCAGCATGTCCCTGCTCGGCCAGCCCCCCCACTCGAAGAGACAAAGCTCAAAGTGGAGCCTCCAGAAGAACAGCAAGGCGAAGCTAAGGCCGAGCCGGCAGAAGCCAGGGATAAGGGCCCTTCAGCGGAAGGGAATGTGCAAGCTGATGCGATCAAGGCTGAGCTTAAAGAGTTCAACGAACAGCTCGAAGCGGCGGTGGCGCTCAAGACGGAAGCCACCAATCGCTTAAAGGAAGCACGGAAAATTAAAGAAGAAATTGAAGCGGCCCGCCGTGAATTGGAGGAGGCGGGCAAGAAGAAAGAACTGGAGCGGGAATCGATCGAGAAAAGACTTCGCGAAGAGATTAAGGTACGGATCGGTGAAGAAAGACGCAAGCTTGAAGAGAAGCTTGAAGGAAGTGCACAGGCGTTAGAGAAGGCGCAGCGGGAGAGGGAAGCCGCTGAAGCCGCACGACGTGCGGCTACGGAGGATGCGGCACAGACAATTGCCGAGTATAAGGCAGCGCTTGATAAAAAATATGCTGATAGTGATGCCAAGCTCCGTGCGGAACGTGGACGACGCGAGGCCGAGGCAGGAAAGATAGAGGAATCTTTGGAAAAAGCACGGCGCGCAAAGGAGGAAGCCGAAGCAGCCTGGCGTGAGGCGGAAGAGCAAGCAGACAATCTGCGCGCTGGCGGAGGAAAGGCCAAATCCGTAAAGAAGGAAGCGAAGGTCGCTCAGGCCAGCAAGGAGCTGGAAGAGGCCAGTCGCCGTCAAACGGAGGCGGAAGAAGCAAAGAAAGCGAGCGAGGTAGAGCTCATTAAGCAGCAACTCGAGGAAGAGCAGCTGCGAAAGCAGTTAGAACAAGAAGTGGAAGATTGGCGACGCGAACAAGAACAATCACAGACCACGCAATTCCCACCTGAGTTACTTGCAAAGCAGCGCGAGCAGATGCGCCGCTTAAAGGAGAGAACCGATGCGGGCAGAGTTGACGCCGAGGAGGCGGTCAAGGATCTGTTGAACGACATCGCCTCGCAGTTAGAAGATGATAATTAA
- the arfB gene encoding alternative ribosome rescue aminoacyl-tRNA hydrolase ArfB gives MIHITPNITIGEGEIEQRFIRASGPGGQNVNKVATAVQLRFDVGQSRSLPDDVRARLISLAGRRISDEGILVIDARRFRTQERNRRDAMNRLVALVRKAAVPPKPRRKTTPTAASQERRIESKRRRAATKRIRGPVPADEQ, from the coding sequence GTGATCCACATAACACCGAATATCACAATTGGCGAAGGAGAGATTGAGCAACGGTTTATCCGTGCCTCGGGACCCGGCGGGCAGAATGTGAATAAAGTGGCCACCGCCGTACAACTCCGTTTCGACGTAGGTCAGTCTCGTTCACTACCCGACGATGTGCGTGCACGGCTAATCTCGCTAGCCGGCAGGCGCATCAGTGATGAGGGCATTCTCGTAATCGACGCCCGGCGATTTCGGACACAGGAACGCAACCGTCGAGACGCCATGAACCGTCTAGTTGCGCTGGTCCGAAAGGCGGCGGTGCCGCCAAAACCCCGACGAAAGACAACGCCTACAGCAGCATCACAGGAACGCCGCATCGAGAGCAAACGCCGTCGGGCTGCAACGAAGCGTATACGAGGGCCCGTTCCGGCCGACGAGCAATAA
- the moaA gene encoding GTP 3',8-cyclase MoaA, whose translation MSIIDRFHRPLRDLRLSVTDRCNFRCPYCMPKEVFGRDWAFIPRRELLTFEEISRIAQIFVDVGVEKLRITGGEPLLRRDLERLVALLAAIDGVRDLTLTTNGALLAQKARVLKDAGLRRLTVSLDSLDDQMFRKINDANFPVARVLDGIEAAAEAGLQPIKVNMVVKRGMNEVSIVEMARYFRHTGHIVRFIEYMDVGYTNGWRMEDVVPAREILELIASEWPLEPVSSNYAGEVATRYRYCDGAGEIGLIASVTQPFCRGCTRARLTADGQLYTCLFATHGHDLRAQLRGGSSDDDIAAFLRAIWRRRKDQYSEIRSTETAGLEKVEMSRVGG comes from the coding sequence GTGAGCATTATCGATAGATTTCACCGCCCGCTGCGGGATCTCCGCCTCTCTGTTACGGATCGGTGCAACTTCCGGTGTCCGTACTGCATGCCCAAAGAAGTCTTCGGCCGCGATTGGGCCTTTATCCCGCGCAGGGAGCTACTGACTTTCGAGGAGATCAGCCGCATCGCACAAATCTTCGTTGATGTCGGCGTAGAGAAGCTCCGGATCACCGGTGGTGAACCTTTGCTGAGACGGGACCTGGAGCGGCTGGTCGCGCTACTTGCAGCGATCGACGGCGTGCGTGACCTCACATTGACAACGAACGGGGCGCTGCTTGCTCAGAAAGCCAGAGTCCTTAAGGATGCTGGATTGCGTCGACTGACTGTGAGTTTGGATTCGCTGGACGATCAAATGTTCAGGAAAATAAATGATGCCAACTTCCCTGTAGCGCGCGTGCTTGATGGCATCGAAGCAGCAGCAGAGGCAGGACTCCAACCGATTAAAGTTAACATGGTTGTAAAACGGGGCATGAACGAAGTAAGCATTGTTGAGATGGCCCGCTACTTCCGCCACACAGGCCACATCGTCCGTTTTATTGAATACATGGATGTTGGTTACACCAATGGCTGGCGAATGGAGGATGTGGTACCGGCAAGGGAAATTTTAGAATTGATCGCGAGCGAATGGCCTCTGGAACCCGTATCATCGAACTATGCCGGCGAAGTCGCCACGCGCTACCGGTATTGTGATGGAGCAGGCGAGATCGGCTTAATCGCATCCGTTACGCAACCCTTCTGTAGGGGGTGTACCCGCGCACGTCTGACGGCCGATGGCCAGCTCTACACGTGCCTGTTCGCAACGCATGGCCACGATCTCCGCGCTCAACTGAGAGGTGGCAGTTCAGATGACGACATTGCTGCCTTTCTTCGGGCTATCTGGCGTCGCCGCAAAGATCAGTACTCCGAGATCCGCAGCACCGAAACAGCCGGACTTGAAAAGGTGGAGATGTCCCGCGTAGGCGGTTAG
- the gshA gene encoding glutamate--cysteine ligase yields the protein MNRVSQQRLTRLVNTEERELLKNGKIGIEKENLRVTPDGKIAQTPHPVKLGSPLTHPHITTDYSEALLEFITPPFEGVNEALQFLFQIHQFVYANLEGELLWATSMPCALEGDESIPIARYGTSNVGTMKHVYRVGLDRRYGRKMQAIAGAHFNYSLPTDFWPVYQDHEQDTGPLQTFIDDAYFCLIRNFQRFGWLVPYLFGSSPAVCKSFLNHRAKEFTKFDAGTYFEPYATSLRMSDIGYKNTTQAKLSISYNNLDEYVASLTRAIETPYPEFERIGVMANEEYRQLNTNILQIENEYYSFIRPKQVAQSGEKPTLALKRRGVQYVELRVIDLDAFNPIGIEEDTIRFLEAFLIFCLLVDSPPIDEIERKEVDANQTAVSKYGRDPDLELRRGGNPVLLRIWATELCDAMQGVCELLDEGENERPYTKILLRQIEAIRDAERTPSARILAEMREAKESFFEFAMRRSEQYLAYFKEQSLPDTELRHFTEVSHQSIAQQKAIEAADEIPFDEYLKRYFAQT from the coding sequence TTGAATCGTGTCTCGCAACAGCGTTTGACCCGTCTCGTCAATACCGAAGAAAGGGAACTGTTAAAGAACGGAAAGATTGGCATCGAGAAGGAAAACTTAAGGGTGACACCGGATGGCAAGATCGCGCAGACCCCGCACCCCGTCAAACTCGGATCTCCACTCACGCATCCCCACATCACCACAGACTATTCTGAGGCACTGTTGGAATTCATCACGCCGCCATTTGAAGGCGTTAACGAGGCGCTTCAATTTCTATTTCAGATACACCAGTTCGTTTACGCCAATTTAGAAGGGGAACTGCTCTGGGCGACCAGCATGCCCTGCGCCCTGGAAGGCGATGAAAGCATTCCCATCGCCCGGTACGGTACATCAAATGTCGGCACCATGAAGCACGTCTACAGGGTGGGCCTGGACCGCCGTTACGGCCGGAAAATGCAGGCGATCGCTGGCGCACATTTCAACTACTCGCTGCCCACGGATTTCTGGCCTGTCTACCAGGACCATGAACAGGACACAGGGCCGCTCCAGACCTTCATCGACGATGCATACTTCTGTTTAATTCGCAACTTTCAGCGCTTCGGTTGGCTCGTACCTTACCTATTCGGCAGCTCGCCCGCAGTTTGTAAGTCCTTTCTGAACCACCGCGCGAAGGAGTTTACAAAGTTTGATGCCGGAACTTACTTTGAGCCGTACGCTACCTCGCTGCGCATGAGCGATATCGGCTACAAAAACACAACCCAGGCCAAACTCAGCATTTCATACAACAATCTCGATGAATATGTCGCAAGCCTCACTCGGGCAATTGAAACGCCTTATCCTGAGTTTGAGAGGATCGGAGTCATGGCTAATGAGGAATACCGTCAACTGAATACCAATATTCTGCAGATTGAAAATGAGTACTACAGCTTCATACGCCCGAAACAGGTTGCGCAATCCGGAGAAAAGCCCACGTTGGCCCTTAAACGAAGGGGAGTTCAGTACGTAGAACTACGGGTGATCGACCTAGACGCCTTCAATCCTATTGGTATCGAAGAGGATACGATTCGGTTCCTCGAGGCCTTTCTGATATTTTGCCTGCTTGTAGATAGCCCGCCCATCGATGAAATTGAGCGAAAAGAGGTTGATGCCAACCAAACTGCCGTCTCCAAGTACGGCCGCGATCCTGATCTTGAACTACGGCGCGGCGGGAACCCCGTGTTGCTCAGAATATGGGCAACAGAGTTATGCGACGCGATGCAAGGTGTCTGTGAATTGCTGGATGAGGGCGAAAATGAGCGGCCTTATACAAAGATCCTCTTACGCCAGATAGAAGCCATTCGCGATGCCGAAAGGACTCCATCAGCGCGAATACTTGCAGAGATGCGGGAAGCAAAGGAATCATTTTTCGAGTTCGCGATGCGCAGGTCAGAGCAGTACCTTGCCTACTTTAAGGAACAATCGCTACCCGACACCGAGCTACGTCATTTTACTGAGGTATCGCATCAGTCGATCGCCCAACAAAAGGCAATCGAAGCGGCAGATGAGATTCCCTTCGATGAATACCTAAAGCGATACTTTGCCCAGACCTGA
- a CDS encoding PHP domain-containing protein — MDPLRSVFDLHTHSTASDGTLSPNELVNNAHTQGVEVLALTDHDTTAGLAEAQATASQRNMEFVPSIELSATWGDRLLHIVGLSIDPESPSLQKGIAGLQATREWRAEEMGRRLAQCGIQEAYEGARDLAGDGTITRTHFARFLVNRGYSANVREVFKHYLVKGKPGYVTVSWASLEEAISWIDEAGGVPVLAHPMRYGLTDSRLRRVLAAFKSAGGIAIEVVCGNSTPTDIAKSAGHARRYRLMGSVGSDYHGPDNAWIKLGKLAELPAGIDPVWQTWRR; from the coding sequence ATGGACCCCCTGCGCTCTGTCTTTGACCTCCACACGCATTCGACCGCGTCCGACGGGACACTTTCGCCGAATGAGCTGGTCAACAATGCACATACACAGGGAGTGGAGGTATTGGCACTGACAGACCATGATACGACCGCAGGACTTGCTGAAGCACAGGCAACAGCTAGTCAAAGAAATATGGAGTTTGTGCCGAGCATAGAGTTGTCAGCAACCTGGGGCGATAGATTGCTGCACATTGTCGGTCTGAGCATCGATCCCGAAAGCCCAAGCCTTCAGAAGGGCATTGCCGGCTTACAAGCGACACGGGAATGGCGAGCGGAAGAAATGGGGCGACGCCTTGCGCAGTGCGGTATTCAAGAAGCCTACGAGGGCGCGCGAGATCTCGCGGGCGATGGGACGATCACTCGCACCCATTTTGCGCGCTTTCTCGTTAACCGAGGATATTCAGCCAATGTCCGAGAGGTGTTCAAACATTATCTTGTCAAAGGCAAACCGGGTTATGTCACCGTATCATGGGCGAGTCTCGAAGAGGCGATAAGCTGGATTGATGAGGCTGGCGGTGTGCCGGTGTTGGCTCATCCCATGCGCTACGGCTTGACGGATTCTCGATTGCGTCGGGTACTCGCTGCATTTAAATCGGCCGGAGGGATAGCTATTGAAGTCGTCTGTGGAAACAGTACGCCAACAGACATTGCCAAGAGTGCCGGCCACGCGCGACGCTATCGCTTAATGGGATCTGTCGGATCAGACTACCATGGACCGGATAACGCGTGGATCAAACTCGGCAAGTTAGCCGAGTTACCTGCCGGGATTGACCCCGTCTGGCAAACGTGGCGCAGATAA
- a CDS encoding DUF3301 domain-containing protein has protein sequence MSPLAAIGAIAVLVWFWVNSLRAREQAVQQCAAACQQMNVQFLDQTVALCHLGLARAGRGRIQIRRGYSFEFSTDGVNRHKGHTELLGSRVEYVQLDHPDGSTILDFDGLR, from the coding sequence ATGAGTCCACTCGCTGCCATCGGTGCAATTGCCGTCTTAGTTTGGTTCTGGGTGAATAGCCTGCGTGCCAGAGAACAAGCAGTGCAGCAATGTGCGGCCGCCTGTCAGCAAATGAATGTGCAATTTCTTGATCAGACCGTCGCATTGTGCCATTTGGGATTGGCAAGAGCTGGCCGCGGTCGCATCCAAATACGCAGAGGCTACTCGTTTGAGTTCAGCACCGATGGGGTTAACCGACATAAGGGACATACGGAATTGCTTGGATCAAGAGTTGAGTACGTTCAACTTGACCATCCCGACGGATCCACCATCCTAGACTTCGATGGACTTAGGTAG